The genomic interval TCATTTATTGAATGTCCTGCGTCCACAAATGGCAACTATGAGTTATATTTagttacatgtttttttttggtgtttccACACTTTCTAAGTTCATATGAAGATGAATACTTAAGTGGACAAAAAGATCTGTAACATGGCATTGTAGCATTATACGGTTATAATTTCCCATTCATACCTAAACTGTAATTCTCTTTGATCATCCGAAGAACTGCAAGAACAACCAAACGAGCTTCAACCTGTTGACAACGTTGGTTTGATAAcaaaaagaattttaagaattttCCAAATCAAATGTAACTAACAAAATATTGcttattttataaatgtaaataaGGAAACTGTAAGGAAATGAATTAATTGCTGCAATTTGGatttaacaaaaaaagaaaCGCTAGCAATACATTCTaggtaaaattatttatttggtCCTTATAGTTGAACAAACTTTACCTCTTAGTCCCTACacataaaaatcattcatttaGTCTGCTGCATACatactttttttaatctcttttagtCCCTATGACTTTAAACAGTGGAAactaaaagagattaaaaagtatACGTATAACAATTAAAATAGTATTTGTTGGGattaaaatagataatttttAAGCATAAAGATCAAAAAGTAAAACTTTGTAACAATAAGGATTAAATGAGTAATTAAACCTACATTGTATTATTGACTGAAATTCAGACTCACTAAATCATGATTAATGAGTTCCAGTCCAAATTTAGTGGGACTAACATGAAATTCACACAATACTTAAGAGCATGTTGAAAAGATAGGATTGCTGGAATTTCTACAAACAAAAATGTAGCTATAAACTGTGCTAAAGTTGAGACAGGTTTATGACAAATACTAACTGAGGAATTTATAGGTACCTTTGTTAGACCTTGAACATCAATTGCTAGGATGTCAGCTACCCTCTTTAGCAGGTGAGCTGCAATTTTTTCAAGAAGTAGACTTTGGGATTTCTCTAATTCAGATTTATTGCTGGAAGAAAATTCTCCTTGAATCTCTCTGTTATCTTGTATTACTCCTTCACACCATTCCTCAATCAATTCTTCCAGATAGCAGTCATTGGGTTTATACCTGCCATATATAAGTTATTTAATTCGACACTGAAGAGATGTTGGTATCAAAGGATATTGTGGTCATTCCCTTAAACATACAAGATAGTCCTGGATCACATCTTTCTGTTCAATCCTTTGTATGCTAAAATGTTTTGGAACTCGTTATATTGTGTACCATGAGAACAATGGAAGTAAAGAAATAGAATCAGAATCCCCTCTTCTTCCTTGGACAATGAGGGATTCCTGTTCCTTTTAAATTCAAGGAGACCTAAGAGGATCATGGTATAGGTATCACTTCAGTAAAGCATATCATCTCAACTTGAATTTGGGTTGTGCGAAACTCAATACCAAAAACTAGTTATGAGATGAAGATTGTCCAGGTTTTTATAAGGCTCTactttgataatatttttagttgGTGTGGGATCTAAACATTTCTTATGCACAATATTGGACATCTGAAGCATGAAGCTTGTAGGAccattttttatattgaattgGGAAAGCTGTGAGGCCAGGCAGACCTTTTGACAGGTGAAGATGGCCCAGTATCGTATCTATGATAGGGGCTCTGATTccattttgaatttgaattgaaCCTAATGCAACCCCAAAAGCTAGCTCATGAGGCGGGGTTTCCCGAGCCTTTATAAGCTCTAATTTGCctatacacacatatataattGATTTGGGATCTCAACTTCTCAGAAACAAACTTTTACCACCAATTCACTATGGGAGAAATTATAACCAGAGAAGCAACAACTGATAAAATCGTATAGGGGCCtaatagaaaagaaacaatATTGAATAGGATCAGCCATACCAAAGTTAACATCATGAATGTAGCATCCGCCGTAGACTACTTTATGTATGCAGTTAAGTGCATATAGAGCTTGAATAACATATAAACCTTGCTGGGCATAGGTAATTCAGAATTATACTTGAAATTTGAAACCATTGAGTAGTGATCTCACAAACATCCAAATGTGTTAAAAAAGTTGTGAACATATGATTTAAAATGAAACAAACAAGGTGTACATGGATACACATAACTTGGAAAAGATAAATTGTCCAAGTTATCCGTGATGCAAGTAAAGCTAACATACCCTGCCTTTCGCATATCCTGGTATATAGCCAGGCATTGTTGCACCTCATGTAGGGAGCCATATTTACTGCGTGCCTTCAGAAGTGTGTTGTATGTTATCTGAGGTAATTAACAAAATTAGTATAGATAAGACAATAAAGATGAAGCATATATGTTAATTTTTCCCTAGATCACAAAAACGTTTCCATTTCCATTATTTTCAGAAATTTACTGTATTAAGCATTGTCTGtcatttcttttctttatgATTAGATATTTCAACCATTCTACTTATATTTTAGTTGGCTTTTATGGATGTAGAATAGCCACCTTATCCAAGTTGCATTGAGTTTATGCATAGGGCTATCTAAATTTACCATTTTGTGCATATAACAACTAGTCTCTGGGCACTCACCAAATTTGGACGTATATGGTAGCTTTTCATTTCTTTATATAATGCTAACGCTTGCATAAAATTCTTACTTTCAACACAAACCTGTCAACCAGAAGGCAAAATTCCCTTGTGTCAAAGACCATATAATTTTAAGATAGTGAAAAACGTCCCTTGAAGTGTGCAGgtaatttcataaaataaaatgtgcTCATTTTTACAGAATAACTTTGGACCTTAATGGCTGTTGTATATGCAATGACATCAGGTTTAATTCCAGCATCACCCATGTTTTTCAAAATCTGCATGGGAAACATGTTCATCTCATCAGAGAACTAAATGCATGATCATGGTATGAATAAGCTAAGAACAATAATATGTACTCTTTGCACATCAATATTCAGGCAGATTATTTTCGCAGTGATTATTTTGAAGTATGGTATTTTATGGAATATGACATTATGACTTCATGGCAATAACAACAAAGCTTTATCCCACTAGGGGAGGTCAGCTGGAATATGATTTCATGGTAAGTGTGCAAGAATGGTCCCATAATCACTTTCCAAGGCTACAATTTAAACATGACAACTTTGAGGTTCCACTATCATTTATCTTGCAGCTATAATTTTGCCTTGTAAATATTTTGCTTTTTAACATTTTGGAGAAGAATTTTCCTACTGCCTGCTCTATTATATGCCTCAATAGTTTTAACTACATAATCTCTTAGCTAATTATCAAGCTTGCACGTCCATTCATACCCAACCAAAAAATTTAACTAATCGATCATATTAAGTTTAACAAATACTTTGTAGCTGTTCTTTTAGCGCAAGTGATCCATAAAAGATTACAAATATGATAAGAAACAGATGGTATTCCCTGTGGCAGTGTCACCAAAACATCAATCCTGATACAATTTGACTAAAAAGATTTCCAGaaaaaatttatgcaaaatagaagcaaatatataatattttagattaattATAGTTTTACCTCAATGGCACCCTCCACGTTTGCTGATGCTCCACATATATCTATCAAAGTCGACCAGCTAATTTGATTAGGGGAAAGGCCTACTGTTTCCATCTCTTTGATTAATGCTTTTGCATGGTAATAATCAGTACCACAGGCCTTGAGTAAAATATTGTATGTTGTGGTAGTTGGTGTGAAAGGGaacctctcagcaaaactcaagaTGTGTGAATTAGAAATGCCATTTGGTACAGTAGTAACATTATGCACAAGTTCCTGCCGTGTATTGTTGTTGCAGCCTTCACCAAATGACCCTAACATCTTTTTTCCCTTCCAAGAATGGAAAAAGCGAAAAGCCCTGTCATATTGGCAAGCTTCAACACACGCATTTAAAATGATGTTGAAACACTGAGTATTAGGCTCACGGCCAGCCAAAAGCATTTCTTCAAATAACTGAATTGCCTGCTCTACAAGCCCTGCATGTGCACAGGCGTTGATTAatgatgaccatgcaacaataTTGAGAGAAACACCAGCAGAAAGCATGTCTTGCTTGATTGTTAGAGCCATCTGCCACAACCTCGCATCTGCAAAGACCTGAAATTGGTGTCAGGAAATGTCAAATGTATATAATATGAATTTTTTACATAGTACTTCACTGAagagaggtgaaggagaagatTGTAGATTCCATGCAATATCAATGAAATTATGGTGATTTTGAGTCTACAATAAATACCTTTATAATTGTGCTGTAGGTAAAGACATCTAATTTTAGCTGTCCCACTGATTCCAAATGCTTAAGTTCCCTATAAATGTCTTGAGCCAGATCAACTCTTCCAGCAACACAGCATCCTTTCAGTAGGATGTTATAAGATGTCATATCTGGTTTTAAACCAAGATTCTGGATTTGTAGAAGGAATTTAGCCAATATGCAGTATTTGCTCAGATGAAGAAAAACTTTAATGCTCCTGCCAACTCTTGGCATGAAAATGAAAGCATATGCTGTCAATTAAGATGTCAAGTTATGCAGAAGAAAATCTAAttagtctttttttttctcatttttaaggGATGTCAAATGAAAATAATAGACATAACTCACTCAATGTGTTTTATCCAACACATTAAAAATTGTgagaaaacaagaattgtaaaGACAAGTGAAGTTTTCATCAAAAATAGTATATGCATGAATGCGTATCTCTGTTCTGGAATTCtgcctttttcttctttgtgtGTTCACATGAGTGTAAATGTGCACAAGACAACAATATTTGAGGGGAGCAAGGGTTACCTGCATATTTTGATATAGATTTAATGTGTAGCTAAGATCATGGGCATTCACATTCATGAGGCTGTTGAAAACGTATATATTTGGAGTAATCTTCTGATTAAGCAAATCCTGCACCATAAATTGAATATGTGAATGCTATAATACACATCGGAGAAgttaataaatattacaaaaacttGTATTGAGCTTGCCAGCCAACATTATAACCACTAGCTCAGTATTTATATATCAGAACAGAACAgtcatatttcatattttgaaaCTCTAGGAGAGTACCATTTTAGGAAACATTTGAAGCCAAAATTACTGAGTATGcgaaaacataattaaaaattaattgaagtTCTGTATCCCTAGCCTGAGGAGAACATCTCTCTCCCATTGTCATTGCATATCTCTTTTTGACAAATTTAAGGGCAGTGAAGAgaaatacaaaatttgaaaCTAGATAGACTATCCCCATATCACCAAGAGCACAGCATAAGAATACACGGTTCATGTAGGCATGCagttcatcatttttttttagattactAGCCTTTTAACTAGGTACTTATTTGTTGTGCAGTGAATTCAGTTATTATGGACTATCCTATAAAACTCATGATGCTATCGTAAACAATAGTGTGTCAAAATCGCTTCGCTTTAATGCTAAAGGCTTAGTCAGTGAATCCAAATTAAATtcacataaaaatataatatgatttTCTCTCTATATGCTGACTTGAGAAAATATAagctttattattttttccagTAGTTACAACTGTATGATTGGAACTTGGGTATTATGGGGTGCCTAAGTTTGTCATTGAGTAGTATATAGAATGCTTGGTGGAGTATTTAATGTTTGCTTCCCCCTCTTAATAGTTAGTTTTTGAGGGTCGGATCCCCCATAATACTTATCACGGTAGTACTagttttttaatcaataatgCCAACCCTCAAGTCGTCTCTTCTCATTTCCCGTGCAACAGGATTCTCGTGCTGAATCCTGTCCTTTACTGCTTCATATTCGACTAAACCATGGTGATTGA from Phaseolus vulgaris cultivar G19833 chromosome 1, P. vulgaris v2.0, whole genome shotgun sequence carries:
- the LOC137814417 gene encoding pentatricopeptide repeat-containing protein At5g02830, chloroplastic; this translates as MRDFVILGSSVATPFPSSSSAAPHRYPIKPSLPKLAPFSSSWNISCALQAPLSLSADSKLVEEFEVVDGDAIDSGVDAEVLAKMVLLGIQGNSVRSVVHTLNRVQDHSVSLASHLNGSSIDAIAKECCRLVMCGHIEEAVELMEVLTRFKISIRGFVQPSDVIKRCVLSRNPILAVRYACLLPHAQILFCSIISEFGKRRDLISAFKAYELSKKHMNIPNMYMYRAIIDACGLCRDYMKSRYIYEDLLNQKITPNIYVFNSLMNVNAHDLSYTLNLYQNMQNLGLKPDMTSYNILLKGCCVAGRVDLAQDIYRELKHLESVGQLKLDVFTYSTIIKVFADARLWQMALTIKQDMLSAGVSLNIVAWSSLINACAHAGLVEQAIQLFEEMLLAGREPNTQCFNIILNACVEACQYDRAFRFFHSWKGKKMLGSFGEGCNNNTRQELVHNVTTVPNGISNSHILSFAERFPFTPTTTTYNILLKACGTDYYHAKALIKEMETVGLSPNQISWSTLIDICGASANVEGAIEILKNMGDAGIKPDVIAYTTAIKVCVESKNFMQALALYKEMKSYHIRPNLITYNTLLKARSKYGSLHEVQQCLAIYQDMRKAGYKPNDCYLEELIEEWCEGVIQDNREIQGEFSSSNKSELEKSQSLLLEKIAAHLLKRVADILAIDVQGLTKVEARLVVLAVLRMIKENYSLGHSINDDILIVIGATKVDENPAKRILEVQEAILKLLRNELGLEAFPARTRLALSDTPKLKNPTLANLKIEAVPAEDALPTSMGFQTRRPGILVRLKITRKSLYSWLHRK